The Streptomyces cathayae DNA segment GCTCAGGGGGCGGCCACCGAACCGGAACGAGAGGGGGAGGCCCCGCCCGACGGGGTCTCCCCCTCGCACGTCACCGAGAACGGCACCGAGTCGGACCTCGTGCGCACCGGCTCCCGCACCTCCACCCCGATCCAGTTCTCGAACATCCCGGTCGTCGAATACGTCGTCACGGTCACCGTGTCCCGCCGGGTGTGCCCGCCGTCCCGCGGGAACGACAGCGTCCGCCACCCCCGGTCGGCCACCGAACCGTCCTCGGACACCCAGCGGTAGGACACCTCCGCGGGCAGCCGGCCCACCGTGAACGTCGCCGTGAACGCCGGCGCCCGCTCCCTCGGCGGCGGACAGACCCCGGAGTACTCCGTGTGCGCGCCCTCCACCGTCACCCGCACCGACTGCGGCGGCGGGGTGGTCTCCTCACCGTCGTCGTAGCCGTCGTCGCCGCTCGCGGAGACGGTCGGGGCCGGCCCGTCGGTCCGCCCGGCCGTCTCCCCGCCGCCCTCGTCCCGGTTCTCGCCACCGGTCCGCGTGGACGAACTCGCGCCGCCTCCCCGGGGGTCGGTGCCGGAAGCGTCCCCGCCGTCCCCGCCGTCCCCGCGGTTCAGCAGCGCGTACGTCAGCCCGGCCAGCGCCAGGACCAGTACGGCCACGCCCGCGACCAGGGCGGCGGCGGTACGGCGGCCGCGCCCGGGGCGGGCGGTTTCGGCGATCCCGGCTGCCGGAGCCGGAGCTGGAGCCGGAACCGGGGGCAGGGGAGCGGCGGTGGCCCCGTGCGGGTGGGGGCGCGTGGCGACGGTGGGGGTGTACGGCGCCGCCCCCGCCGTGCCGGCGCGGGGCGTGCCTTCCGGGGAAGGGGTGCCCCCGGCGGCGACGAGCCGCAGGTCCTGCTGCGCCCGCTCCGCCGGCAGCCGCTCGGCCGGGTCCTTGCGCAACAGCCCCTCGACGACCGGGGCCAGCGGCCCGGCCCGGCGCGGCGGCGGCAGTTCCTCGTCGACGATCGCACGCAGGGTGCTCAGCGGGGTGTCCTGACGGAACGGCGAGCAGCCCTCCACCGACGCGTACAGCAGCACACCGAGCGACCACAGGTCCGACTCGGGGCCGGGGGTACGGCCCAGCGCCCGCTCCGGGGCGAGGAACTCGGGCGATCCGACGACCTCCCCGGTCATGGTCAGCGCGGAGCTGCCCTCGACCACGGCGATCCCGAAGTCGGTGAGCACGATCCGCCCGTCGTTCGCGATCAGCACGTTGGCGGGCTTCACGTCCCGGTGCAGCACCCCGGCACCGTGCGCGGCGCGCAGCGCGGCGAGCACCTCCGCGCCGACGTGCGCGGCGCGCCGCGGATCCAGTGGGCCCTCGGCCTCCAGGACATCGGCCAGGGACAGGCCGCGGACCAGTTCCATGACGATCCACGGACGTCCGTCCTCGGTCGCCACGTCGTACACCGTCACCACATTGCGGTCGGTGATCCGGGCGGCCGCCCACGCCTCCCGTTCGAGCCGGGTGTACATCCGCTCCACGTCGGCCGCCGAAAGCCCCGCCGGAGCACGTACCTCCTTGACGGCCACCTCACGGTGCAGCACCTCGTCGCGGGCCCGCCACACGG contains these protein-coding regions:
- a CDS encoding serine/threonine-protein kinase → MSEEPGSERVIAGRYRLLSPLGEGGMGTVWRARDEVLHREVAVKEVRAPAGLSAADVERMYTRLEREAWAAARITDRNVVTVYDVATEDGRPWIVMELVRGLSLADVLEAEGPLDPRRAAHVGAEVLAALRAAHGAGVLHRDVKPANVLIANDGRIVLTDFGIAVVEGSSALTMTGEVVGSPEFLAPERALGRTPGPESDLWSLGVLLYASVEGCSPFRQDTPLSTLRAIVDEELPPPRRAGPLAPVVEGLLRKDPAERLPAERAQQDLRLVAAGGTPSPEGTPRAGTAGAAPYTPTVATRPHPHGATAAPLPPVPAPAPAPAAGIAETARPGRGRRTAAALVAGVAVLVLALAGLTYALLNRGDGGDGGDASGTDPRGGGASSSTRTGGENRDEGGGETAGRTDGPAPTVSASGDDGYDDGEETTPPPQSVRVTVEGAHTEYSGVCPPPRERAPAFTATFTVGRLPAEVSYRWVSEDGSVADRGWRTLSFPRDGGHTRRDTVTVTTYSTTGMFENWIGVEVREPVRTRSDSVPFSVTCEGETPSGGASPSRSGSVAAP